A single region of the Rattus rattus isolate New Zealand chromosome 8, Rrattus_CSIRO_v1, whole genome shotgun sequence genome encodes:
- the Tmem185a gene encoding transmembrane protein 185A isoform X3 encodes MLIAVGIHLLLLMFEVLVCDRIERGSHFWLLVFMPLFFVSPVSVAACVWGFRHDRSLELEILCSVNILQFIFIALRLDKIIHWPWLVVCVPLWILMSFLCLVVLYYIVWSVLFLRSMDVIAEQRRTHITMALSWMTIVVPLLTFEILLVHKLDGHNAFSCIPIFVPLWLSLITLMATTFGQKGGNHWWFGIRKDFCQFLLEIFPFLREYGNISYDLHHEDSEETEETPVPEPPKIAPMFRKKARVVITQSPGKYVLPPPKLNIEMPD; translated from the exons ATGTTAATTGCTGTGGGCATCCATTTGCTCCTGCTGATGTTTGAAGTTCTGGTCTGTGACAGGATTGAGAGAGGAAGCCATTTCTGGCTTCTGGTCTTCATGCCATTGttctttgtttccccagtgtctgTTGCAGCATGTGTCTGGGGCTTTCGGCATGACAGGTCACTAGAG cTAGAAATCCTGTGTTCTGTCAACATTCTTCAGTTCATATTCATTGCCTTAAGACTGGACAAGATCATCCACTGGCCCTGGCTT GttgtgtgtgtccctctgtggATTCTCATGTCCTTCTTGTGCCTGGTGGTCCTCTATTACATCGTTTGGTCTGTTCTCTTCCTGCGCTCTATGGATGTGATTGCAGAACAACGCAGAACACATATAACCATGGCACTGAGCTGGATGACCATTGTCGTGCCTCTTCTTACTTTTGAG ATCCTGCTGGTTCACAAACTGGATGGCCACAACGCTTTCTCCTGTATTCCAATCTTTGTTCCCCTGTGGCTCTCATTGATCACACTGATGGCAACAACATTTGGACAGAAAGGAGGAAACCACT gGTGGTTTGGTATTCGCAAAGATTTCTGCCAGTTTCTGCTTGAAATATTCCCATTTTTGAGAGAGTATGGAAACATTTCATATGATCTCCACCATGAAGAcagtgaagaaacagaagaaaccccAGTTCCAGAACCTCCTAAAATCGCACCTATGTTTCGCAAGAAGGCAAGGGTGGTCATCACACAGAGCCCTGGCAAGTATGTCCTTCCTCCACCCAAACTAAATATTGAAATGCCAGACTAA
- the Tmem185a gene encoding transmembrane protein 185A isoform X1 produces the protein MVIVGASVGTGVWARNPQYRAEGETCVEFKAMLIAVGIHLLLLMFEVLVCDRIERGSHFWLLVFMPLFFVSPVSVAACVWGFRHDRSLELEILCSVNILQFIFIALRLDKIIHWPWLVVCVPLWILMSFLCLVVLYYIVWSVLFLRSMDVIAEQRRTHITMALSWMTIVVPLLTFEILLVHKLDGHNAFSCIPIFVPLWLSLITLMATTFGQKGGNHWWFGIRKDFCQFLLEIFPFLREYGNISYDLHHEDSEETEETPVPEPPKIAPMFRKKARVVITQSPGKYVLPPPKLNIEMPD, from the exons ATGGTCATTGTTGGCGCATCAGTTGGAACTGGAGTTTGGGCAAGAAATCCTCAATATCG agcagaaggagaaacatGTGTGGAGTTTAAAGCCATGTTAATTGCTGTGGGCATCCATTTGCTCCTGCTGATGTTTGAAGTTCTGGTCTGTGACAGGATTGAGAGAGGAAGCCATTTCTGGCTTCTGGTCTTCATGCCATTGttctttgtttccccagtgtctgTTGCAGCATGTGTCTGGGGCTTTCGGCATGACAGGTCACTAGAG cTAGAAATCCTGTGTTCTGTCAACATTCTTCAGTTCATATTCATTGCCTTAAGACTGGACAAGATCATCCACTGGCCCTGGCTT GttgtgtgtgtccctctgtggATTCTCATGTCCTTCTTGTGCCTGGTGGTCCTCTATTACATCGTTTGGTCTGTTCTCTTCCTGCGCTCTATGGATGTGATTGCAGAACAACGCAGAACACATATAACCATGGCACTGAGCTGGATGACCATTGTCGTGCCTCTTCTTACTTTTGAG ATCCTGCTGGTTCACAAACTGGATGGCCACAACGCTTTCTCCTGTATTCCAATCTTTGTTCCCCTGTGGCTCTCATTGATCACACTGATGGCAACAACATTTGGACAGAAAGGAGGAAACCACT gGTGGTTTGGTATTCGCAAAGATTTCTGCCAGTTTCTGCTTGAAATATTCCCATTTTTGAGAGAGTATGGAAACATTTCATATGATCTCCACCATGAAGAcagtgaagaaacagaagaaaccccAGTTCCAGAACCTCCTAAAATCGCACCTATGTTTCGCAAGAAGGCAAGGGTGGTCATCACACAGAGCCCTGGCAAGTATGTCCTTCCTCCACCCAAACTAAATATTGAAATGCCAGACTAA
- the Tmem185a gene encoding transmembrane protein 185A isoform X2: MVIVGASVGTGVWARNPQYRAEGETCVEFKAMLIAVGIHLLLLMFEVLVCDRIERGSHFWLLVFMPLFFVSPVSVAACVWGFRHDRSLEVVCVPLWILMSFLCLVVLYYIVWSVLFLRSMDVIAEQRRTHITMALSWMTIVVPLLTFEILLVHKLDGHNAFSCIPIFVPLWLSLITLMATTFGQKGGNHWWFGIRKDFCQFLLEIFPFLREYGNISYDLHHEDSEETEETPVPEPPKIAPMFRKKARVVITQSPGKYVLPPPKLNIEMPD, from the exons ATGGTCATTGTTGGCGCATCAGTTGGAACTGGAGTTTGGGCAAGAAATCCTCAATATCG agcagaaggagaaacatGTGTGGAGTTTAAAGCCATGTTAATTGCTGTGGGCATCCATTTGCTCCTGCTGATGTTTGAAGTTCTGGTCTGTGACAGGATTGAGAGAGGAAGCCATTTCTGGCTTCTGGTCTTCATGCCATTGttctttgtttccccagtgtctgTTGCAGCATGTGTCTGGGGCTTTCGGCATGACAGGTCACTAGAG GttgtgtgtgtccctctgtggATTCTCATGTCCTTCTTGTGCCTGGTGGTCCTCTATTACATCGTTTGGTCTGTTCTCTTCCTGCGCTCTATGGATGTGATTGCAGAACAACGCAGAACACATATAACCATGGCACTGAGCTGGATGACCATTGTCGTGCCTCTTCTTACTTTTGAG ATCCTGCTGGTTCACAAACTGGATGGCCACAACGCTTTCTCCTGTATTCCAATCTTTGTTCCCCTGTGGCTCTCATTGATCACACTGATGGCAACAACATTTGGACAGAAAGGAGGAAACCACT gGTGGTTTGGTATTCGCAAAGATTTCTGCCAGTTTCTGCTTGAAATATTCCCATTTTTGAGAGAGTATGGAAACATTTCATATGATCTCCACCATGAAGAcagtgaagaaacagaagaaaccccAGTTCCAGAACCTCCTAAAATCGCACCTATGTTTCGCAAGAAGGCAAGGGTGGTCATCACACAGAGCCCTGGCAAGTATGTCCTTCCTCCACCCAAACTAAATATTGAAATGCCAGACTAA